In Streptomyces durocortorensis, a genomic segment contains:
- a CDS encoding pyridoxal-phosphate-dependent aminotransferase family protein has translation MTHPFLDLPPLTAEHFAAIERRVAALLATEQDVVIAQGEALLPLEGCIRSGARPGSTALNVVTGPYGQTFGNWLRDCGAEVVDLAVPFHTAVTADQVAKALAEHPEIDFVSLVHAEAATGNTNPVAEIGEVVRAHGALFMLDAVASVGAEPLLPDVWGVDLCVIGAQKAMGGPAGVSAVSVSERAWERIAANPAAPRRSYLSLLDWKERWIDGGRKALPHAPAQLEMLGLEACVERIEAEGPQTVMARHASAAAATRAGAVALGGGLEPYVHDVRDAAPVATTLRAPAGTDAAALVAQALAADPALPLVAGGGALSREMIRVNHYGADATRGAVLSSLAALGAALADAGRRVDFETARRAVSETWPGA, from the coding sequence GTGACGCACCCCTTCCTCGACCTCCCGCCGCTGACCGCCGAGCACTTCGCGGCCATCGAGCGGCGGGTGGCCGCGCTCCTCGCCACCGAGCAGGACGTCGTCATCGCCCAGGGCGAGGCGCTGCTGCCGCTGGAGGGATGCATCCGCAGCGGCGCGCGGCCCGGCTCGACCGCGCTGAACGTGGTCACGGGCCCCTACGGGCAGACCTTCGGCAACTGGCTGCGGGACTGCGGCGCCGAGGTCGTCGACCTCGCGGTGCCCTTCCACACGGCGGTGACCGCCGATCAGGTCGCCAAGGCGCTGGCCGAGCACCCGGAGATCGACTTCGTGTCGCTGGTGCACGCGGAGGCGGCGACCGGCAACACCAACCCGGTCGCGGAGATCGGCGAGGTGGTCCGGGCGCACGGGGCGCTGTTCATGCTGGACGCGGTCGCCTCGGTGGGCGCCGAGCCGCTGCTTCCGGACGTCTGGGGCGTGGACCTGTGCGTGATCGGCGCGCAGAAGGCGATGGGCGGTCCGGCCGGGGTGTCGGCGGTGTCGGTGAGCGAGCGGGCCTGGGAGCGGATCGCCGCCAACCCGGCCGCCCCGCGCCGCTCCTACCTCTCCCTGCTGGACTGGAAGGAGCGCTGGATCGACGGCGGCCGCAAGGCTCTGCCGCACGCCCCGGCGCAGCTGGAGATGCTGGGGCTGGAGGCCTGCGTGGAGCGGATCGAGGCCGAGGGCCCCCAGACCGTGATGGCCCGGCACGCCTCGGCCGCCGCCGCGACCCGGGCCGGGGCGGTGGCGCTGGGCGGGGGGCTTGAGCCCTACGTCCACGACGTACGGGACGCGGCCCCGGTGGCCACGACCCTGCGCGCCCCTGCGGGCACCGACGCGGCCGCACTGGTCGCGCAGGCGCTGGCGGCGGATCCCGCGCTGCCGCTCGTCGCGGGCGGCGGGGCGCTGTCCAGGGAGATGATCCGGGTCAACCATTACGGGGCGGATGCGACGCGGGGCGCGGTGCTGTCCTCGCTCGCGGCTCTGGGGGCGGCGCTGGCCGATGCGGGCCGGCGGGTCGACTTCGAAACTGCCCGCCGTGCGGTATCGGAAACCTGGCCTGGCGCCTGA
- the ectA gene encoding diaminobutyrate acetyltransferase — protein MTAAPADFARARSEFLSIDTPRVEDGAAIWRIARDSEVLDLNSSYSYLLWCRDFAATSAVARGEDGEPIAFVTGYIRPDRPQTLVVWQVAVDREHRGKGLAASLLDALTARVAAGQGLSSVETTITPDNTASDRLFTSYAQRHDVALEQEVLFDGGLFPEGTHLPEVLYRIGPFTP, from the coding sequence ATGACCGCCGCACCAGCAGATTTTGCCCGTGCCCGAAGCGAATTTCTCAGTATCGACACCCCACGAGTGGAGGACGGAGCCGCGATCTGGCGCATCGCCCGCGACTCCGAGGTCCTGGACCTCAACTCCTCGTACAGCTACCTGCTGTGGTGCCGTGACTTCGCCGCCACATCCGCCGTCGCCCGGGGTGAGGATGGCGAGCCGATCGCCTTCGTGACGGGCTACATCCGGCCCGACCGCCCCCAGACCCTCGTCGTCTGGCAGGTGGCCGTCGACCGGGAGCACCGCGGCAAGGGGCTTGCCGCCTCCCTGCTGGACGCGCTGACCGCCCGGGTCGCCGCCGGCCAGGGCCTGTCGTCCGTCGAGACGACGATCACCCCGGACAACACCGCCTCCGACCGGCTGTTCACCTCCTACGCCCAGCGGCACGACGTCGCCCTGGAGCAGGAGGTCCTCTTCGACGGCGGGCTGTTCCCCGAGGGGACCCACCTGCCGGAGGTCCTCTACCGCATCGGCCCGTTCACCCCCTGA
- the ectB gene encoding diaminobutyrate--2-oxoglutarate transaminase, whose translation MTITPPALSVFETLESEVRSYCRGWPAVFDRAQGARMTDEDGHSYLDFFAGAGSLNYGHNNPVLKRALIDYIEHDGVTHGLDMATTAKRAFLETFQNVILRPRDLPYKVMFPGPTGTNAVESALKLARKVKGRESVVSFTNAFHGMSLGSLAVTGNAFKRAGAGIPLVHGTPMPFDNYFDGTVPDFLWFERLLEDQGSGLNKPAAVIVETVQGEGGINVARAEWLRALQDLCHRQDMLLIVDDIQMGCGRTGGFFSFEEAGIVPDIVTLSKSISGYGLPMSLCLFKPELDIWEPGEHNGTFRGNNPAFVTAAAALDAYWADGQMEKQTLARGEQVEQALLAICAEEPTAHFRGRGLVWGLEFEDPARASAVCTRAFELGLLLETSGPQSEVVKLLPPLTVTSEELDEGLRTLARCVRETA comes from the coding sequence GTGACCATCACCCCGCCCGCACTGAGCGTCTTCGAGACCCTGGAGTCCGAGGTACGGAGCTACTGCCGCGGCTGGCCCGCCGTGTTCGACCGCGCGCAGGGCGCCCGGATGACCGACGAGGACGGCCACTCCTACCTCGACTTCTTCGCCGGGGCCGGTTCGCTGAACTACGGCCACAACAACCCGGTGCTGAAACGCGCGCTGATCGACTACATCGAGCACGACGGCGTCACCCACGGCCTGGACATGGCGACCACCGCCAAGCGCGCCTTCCTGGAGACGTTCCAGAACGTCATCCTTCGCCCGCGGGACCTGCCGTACAAGGTGATGTTCCCCGGCCCGACGGGCACCAACGCCGTGGAGTCGGCGCTGAAGCTGGCCCGTAAGGTCAAGGGCCGCGAGTCCGTCGTCTCGTTCACCAACGCCTTCCACGGCATGTCGCTGGGCTCGCTGGCCGTCACCGGCAACGCCTTCAAGCGGGCGGGCGCCGGTATCCCGCTGGTGCACGGCACCCCGATGCCGTTCGACAACTACTTCGACGGTACGGTCCCCGACTTCCTGTGGTTCGAACGGCTGCTGGAGGACCAGGGTTCCGGTCTGAACAAGCCCGCAGCCGTGATCGTGGAGACGGTCCAGGGCGAGGGCGGCATCAACGTCGCCCGCGCCGAGTGGCTGCGCGCCCTCCAGGACCTGTGCCACCGCCAGGACATGCTGCTGATCGTCGACGACATCCAGATGGGCTGCGGCCGTACCGGCGGCTTCTTCTCCTTCGAGGAGGCCGGGATCGTCCCGGACATCGTCACCCTGTCGAAGTCCATCAGCGGCTACGGCCTGCCGATGTCGCTCTGCCTGTTCAAGCCCGAGCTGGACATCTGGGAGCCGGGCGAGCACAACGGCACCTTCCGCGGCAACAACCCCGCCTTCGTCACGGCCGCCGCCGCGCTGGACGCCTACTGGGCGGACGGCCAGATGGAGAAGCAGACCCTGGCCCGCGGTGAGCAGGTCGAGCAGGCACTGCTGGCCATCTGCGCCGAGGAGCCGACCGCGCACTTCCGCGGCCGGGGCCTGGTGTGGGGCCTGGAGTTCGAGGACCCGGCGCGTGCCTCGGCGGTCTGCACCCGCGCCTTCGAGCTGGGGCTCCTGCTGGAGACCTCGGGCCCGCAGAGCGAGGTCGTCAAGCTGCTGCCGCCGCTGACCGTCACCTCCGAAGAGCTGGACGAGGGCCTGCGCACGCTGGCCCGCTGCGTCCGCGAAACGGCCTGA
- a CDS encoding ectoine synthase — translation MIVRSFKDIENTDRHVKAASGTWESKRIVLAKEKVGFSLHETVLYAGTETSMWYANHIEAVLCTEGEAELTNDETGEKHWITPGTMYLLDGHERHTMRPKTDFRCVCVFNPPVTGREDHDENGVYPLLTEEG, via the coding sequence GTGATCGTCCGATCGTTCAAGGACATCGAGAACACCGACCGGCACGTCAAGGCCGCTTCCGGCACCTGGGAGAGCAAGCGCATCGTGCTCGCCAAGGAGAAGGTCGGCTTCTCGCTCCACGAGACCGTCCTGTACGCGGGTACGGAGACCTCGATGTGGTACGCGAACCACATCGAGGCAGTGCTGTGCACCGAGGGCGAGGCCGAGCTCACCAACGACGAGACCGGCGAGAAGCACTGGATCACCCCCGGCACGATGTACCTGCTGGACGGACATGAGCGGCACACCATGCGGCCCAAGACCGACTTCCGCTGCGTGTGCGTCTTCAACCCGCCCGTCACCGGACGGGAGGACCATGACGAGAACGGTGTCTACCCACTGCTGACCGAGGAGGGCTGA
- the thpD gene encoding ectoine hydroxylase — protein sequence MTTEARTDLYPSRGAAEMTTPRQDPVIWSAPGAPGPIAAKDLQGYEQDGFLTVDQLITPDEVTVYEAELNRLVSDPAVRADERSIIEPKSQSVRSVFEVHRISEVFAALVRDERVVGRARQILGSDVYVHQSRINVKPGFGASGFYWHSDFETWHAEDGLPNMRTVSVSIALTENYDTNGGLMIMPGSHKSFLGCAGETPKDNYKKSLQMQDAGTPSDEALTKMADRHGIRLFTGKAGSATWFDCNAMHGSGDNITPYPRSNVFIVFNSVENAAQEPFAAPIRRPEFIGARDFTPVK from the coding sequence ATGACCACCGAAGCACGCACCGATCTGTACCCCTCGCGCGGCGCCGCCGAGATGACCACTCCCCGCCAGGACCCGGTCATCTGGTCCGCGCCGGGCGCACCGGGTCCGATCGCCGCCAAGGACCTCCAGGGCTATGAGCAGGACGGATTCCTCACCGTCGACCAGCTCATCACCCCGGACGAGGTCACCGTCTACGAGGCGGAACTGAACCGGCTGGTCTCCGACCCGGCGGTCCGCGCCGACGAGCGTTCGATCATCGAGCCGAAGTCGCAGAGCGTGCGGTCCGTCTTCGAGGTCCACCGGATCAGCGAGGTCTTCGCCGCCCTGGTCCGCGACGAGCGCGTGGTGGGCCGGGCCCGCCAGATCCTCGGCTCGGACGTGTACGTCCACCAGTCCCGGATCAATGTGAAGCCGGGCTTCGGGGCCTCGGGCTTCTACTGGCACTCGGACTTCGAGACCTGGCACGCCGAGGACGGTCTGCCGAACATGCGGACCGTGTCCGTGTCGATCGCGCTGACCGAGAACTACGACACCAACGGCGGGCTGATGATCATGCCCGGTTCGCACAAGTCGTTCCTCGGCTGTGCGGGCGAGACGCCGAAGGACAACTACAAGAAGTCGCTCCAGATGCAGGACGCGGGCACCCCGTCCGACGAGGCGCTGACGAAGATGGCCGACCGCCACGGCATCAGGCTCTTCACGGGCAAGGCCGGTTCGGCGACCTGGTTCGACTGCAACGCCATGCACGGCTCGGGCGACAACATCACCCCGTACCCGCGCAGCAACGTCTTCATCGTGTTCAACAGCGTGGAGAACGCGGCGCAGGAGCCGTTCGCGGCGCCGATCCGCCGCCCCGAGTTCATCGGGGCGCGGGACTTCACCCCGGTGAAGTAG
- a CDS encoding VOC family protein: protein MTSRIRHITIDCADAYALGGFWAQVLGAPLSDDDFPGDPEALVETPGAAILFVQVAEKKQSKNRVHLDIQPQDRSRDEEVERLLALGATLVGDHRRPNGRGWATLADPEGNEFCVECGAAERAALSGTRLPVTAEDVTSAVRLAVDALAGAPGDRWDTPAGTLVWTCWETVEHLSDDLFAYAVQLGPRTPPLDGEVPYRWAADRTGGPANSVFADRAAGPSGLLATLEASGALLASMVRTTPPEVRSYHGYGISDPEGFAAMGVVETLVHTHDLAEGLGLGWAPPGALCDRVLARLFPDAPAGGDRWTVLLWATGRAELPDHPRRTSWRWDGRPPAERRTASSAG from the coding sequence ATGACTTCCCGCATACGCCACATCACGATCGACTGCGCCGACGCCTACGCGCTCGGCGGCTTCTGGGCCCAGGTGCTCGGGGCGCCGCTCTCCGACGACGACTTCCCCGGCGATCCGGAGGCGCTGGTCGAAACGCCCGGCGCGGCGATCCTCTTCGTCCAGGTGGCCGAGAAGAAACAGTCCAAGAACCGGGTCCATCTGGACATCCAGCCGCAGGACCGCTCCCGGGACGAGGAGGTCGAACGGCTGCTGGCGCTCGGGGCCACGCTCGTGGGCGACCACCGCAGACCGAACGGGCGGGGGTGGGCCACGCTCGCCGATCCGGAGGGCAACGAGTTCTGTGTGGAATGCGGTGCTGCCGAGCGGGCGGCACTGAGCGGGACCCGGCTGCCGGTGACCGCCGAGGACGTGACCTCGGCGGTGCGGCTCGCGGTGGACGCGCTGGCCGGGGCCCCGGGGGACCGCTGGGACACGCCCGCCGGAACGCTGGTGTGGACGTGCTGGGAGACGGTGGAGCACCTGAGCGACGATCTCTTCGCGTACGCCGTCCAGTTGGGTCCGCGTACGCCTCCGCTGGACGGTGAGGTGCCCTACCGGTGGGCCGCCGACCGGACGGGCGGACCGGCCAACTCGGTCTTCGCCGACCGTGCGGCCGGGCCCTCCGGGCTGCTGGCCACGCTGGAGGCGAGCGGGGCGCTGCTGGCCTCGATGGTGCGGACGACGCCGCCCGAGGTGCGCTCGTACCACGGATACGGGATCTCCGATCCGGAGGGGTTCGCCGCGATGGGCGTGGTGGAGACCCTGGTGCACACGCATGACCTGGCCGAGGGCCTGGGGCTCGGGTGGGCGCCGCCCGGCGCGCTCTGCGACCGGGTGCTGGCCCGGCTCTTCCCCGACGCCCCGGCGGGCGGCGACCGGTGGACCGTACTGCTGTGGGCCACCGGTCGCGCGGAGCTGCCGGACCACCCGCGCCGCACCTCGTGGCGGTGGGACGGGCGGCCTCCGGCGGAGCGTCGGACCGCGTCCAGCGCCGGGTAG
- a CDS encoding aminotransferase class V-fold PLP-dependent enzyme — protein sequence MTISSLSRVAAAEFAPEVTYLNTSSWGLLPRRTIAAVKALADENAAGRRVGAGSFEAVEAARVGFARLAGVRPDRVATGGSVTVHVGLIAASLPPGAEVLCPEGEFASVVSPFALRGDLRMRYAPLADLAAAVRPSTALVAFSAVQSADGRVADLAAVRAAAAAHGARTLLDATQAAGWLPLDAGAYDYTVTGGFKFLLCPRGTSFLTVTEEAQDTLPPLFAGWVSAGAPWVSNYGPLERLAPTARGFDEPPAFLSYHGAEHSLDLLAEVGTDVLHAHATGLAARLRTGLAKLGHQAVPGESAIVAVPGLDGRQGELVAAGIAVSAPAGNLRISCHLYNTEADVDRVLEVLA from the coding sequence ATGACGATCTCTTCGCTCAGCCGAGTGGCCGCCGCCGAGTTCGCCCCCGAGGTCACCTACCTCAACACCTCCAGCTGGGGTCTGCTGCCCCGGCGGACGATCGCCGCGGTCAAGGCCCTTGCCGACGAGAACGCCGCCGGGCGGCGGGTGGGGGCGGGCAGCTTCGAGGCGGTGGAAGCCGCGCGGGTGGGCTTCGCCCGGCTCGCCGGGGTCCGGCCGGACCGGGTCGCCACCGGCGGTTCGGTCACCGTCCATGTCGGGCTGATCGCCGCCTCGTTGCCGCCCGGGGCCGAAGTCCTCTGCCCCGAGGGGGAGTTCGCCTCTGTTGTCAGCCCCTTCGCGCTCCGCGGTGATCTGCGCATGCGGTACGCCCCGCTCGCGGACCTCGCCGCGGCCGTCCGCCCCTCCACCGCGCTCGTCGCCTTCTCCGCGGTGCAGTCGGCCGACGGCCGGGTGGCCGACCTCGCCGCCGTCCGCGCGGCCGCCGCGGCGCACGGCGCCCGGACCCTGCTGGACGCCACCCAGGCGGCGGGCTGGCTCCCGTTGGACGCCGGGGCGTACGACTACACCGTCACCGGCGGCTTCAAGTTCCTGCTCTGCCCCCGGGGTACGTCGTTCCTGACCGTCACCGAGGAGGCGCAGGACACGCTGCCGCCGCTCTTCGCGGGCTGGGTGTCCGCCGGTGCGCCCTGGGTGAGCAACTACGGCCCGCTGGAACGTCTGGCTCCCACGGCCCGCGGCTTCGACGAGCCGCCCGCCTTCCTCTCGTACCACGGGGCCGAGCACTCCCTGGACCTGCTCGCGGAGGTCGGCACCGACGTGCTCCACGCGCACGCCACCGGGCTCGCGGCCCGGCTGCGTACCGGGCTGGCGAAGCTCGGGCACCAGGCCGTCCCGGGGGAGTCGGCGATCGTCGCGGTGCCGGGCCTCGACGGCCGTCAGGGCGAGCTCGTGGCCGCCGGGATCGCGGTCTCGGCCCCGGCCGGGAATCTGCGGATCTCCTGCCACCTCTACAACACCGAGGCAGACGTGGACCGGGTGCTGGAGGTCCTGGCCTGA
- a CDS encoding DsbA family oxidoreductase, producing the protein MRVEIWSDIACPWCYIGKARFEKGLAEFAHRDEVEIVHRSFELDPGRAKGDTAPVIDMLAEKYGRTREEAAAMEANVAASARSEGLGYRTEGRDHGSTFDIHRLLHLAKARGRQDELLTLAYRANFAEERSVFDDEVLLALAVEAGLDADEARAVLADPGAYADEVRTDEREAAELGANAVPFFVLDRRYGISGGQPSEVFVQALEQAWKDRPDTGLTAVGGDAAACDADGVCEVQGS; encoded by the coding sequence ATGCGCGTCGAGATCTGGTCGGACATCGCCTGTCCCTGGTGCTACATCGGTAAGGCCCGCTTCGAGAAGGGCCTCGCCGAGTTCGCCCACCGGGACGAGGTCGAGATCGTGCACCGCTCCTTCGAGCTCGACCCCGGCAGGGCCAAGGGCGACACCGCGCCGGTGATCGACATGCTGGCCGAGAAGTACGGCCGCACCCGCGAGGAAGCCGCCGCGATGGAGGCGAACGTCGCGGCCAGCGCGCGGTCCGAGGGGCTCGGCTACCGCACCGAGGGCCGTGACCACGGCAGCACCTTCGACATCCACCGGCTGCTGCACCTGGCCAAGGCCCGGGGCCGTCAGGACGAGCTGCTGACCCTCGCCTACCGGGCGAACTTCGCCGAGGAGCGTTCCGTCTTCGACGACGAGGTGCTTCTCGCCCTCGCGGTGGAGGCCGGACTCGACGCCGACGAGGCCCGCGCGGTGCTCGCCGACCCCGGGGCGTACGCCGACGAGGTCCGCACCGACGAGCGCGAGGCGGCCGAACTGGGCGCCAACGCCGTGCCGTTCTTCGTGCTGGACCGGCGCTACGGGATCTCCGGCGGCCAGCCGTCCGAGGTCTTCGTCCAGGCGCTGGAGCAGGCCTGGAAGGACCGCCCGGACACGGGGCTGACCGCCGTCGGCGGGGACGCGGCGGCCTGTGACGCGGACGGCGTCTGTGAGGTTCAGGGAAGCTGA
- a CDS encoding IclR family transcriptional regulator codes for MSVAESGGAQVKSAVRTVELLEYFAGRPGMHSLAAVQEAVGYPKSSLYMLLRTLVELGWVETDATGTRYGIGVRALLVGTSYIDGDEVVAAARPTLDRLSDDTTETIHLARLDGTNVVYLATRQSQHYLRPFTRVGRRLPAHSTSLGKALLATHSDEQVRKMLPETLPALTEHTITDREKLIEELRLVREQGYAVDREENTVGLRCFGVAIPYRTPARDAVSCSVPVARLTPGHEQTVKDALFDARDRLALATRRL; via the coding sequence ATGTCGGTCGCCGAGTCCGGTGGAGCGCAGGTCAAATCCGCGGTGCGGACGGTGGAGCTCCTCGAATACTTCGCGGGTCGGCCCGGCATGCACTCGCTCGCCGCCGTGCAGGAGGCCGTCGGCTATCCCAAGTCCAGCCTCTACATGCTGCTGCGCACCCTGGTCGAGCTGGGCTGGGTGGAGACGGACGCGACGGGCACGCGGTACGGGATCGGGGTGCGCGCCCTGCTGGTGGGCACTTCGTACATCGACGGCGACGAGGTCGTGGCCGCCGCCCGGCCCACCTTGGACCGGCTCTCCGACGACACCACGGAGACCATCCACCTGGCCCGCCTCGACGGCACGAACGTGGTCTACCTCGCCACCCGCCAGTCCCAGCACTATCTGCGCCCCTTCACCCGGGTCGGCCGCAGGCTGCCCGCCCACTCCACCTCGCTCGGCAAGGCGCTGCTCGCCACCCACAGCGACGAGCAGGTCCGCAAGATGCTGCCCGAGACGCTGCCCGCGCTGACCGAACACACCATCACCGACCGCGAGAAGCTGATCGAGGAGCTCCGCCTGGTCCGCGAGCAGGGGTACGCGGTCGACCGCGAGGAGAACACCGTCGGCCTGCGCTGCTTCGGCGTGGCGATCCCCTACCGGACGCCCGCGCGCGACGCGGTCAGCTGCTCGGTGCCGGTCGCCCGGCTCACCCCCGGGCACGAACAGACGGTCAAGGACGCCCTGTTCGACGCCCGGGACCGGCTCGCGCTCGCCACCCGGAGGCTCTGA
- a CDS encoding GNAT family N-acetyltransferase, which yields MTEISLRAVEDGDLPLFFAWMSDPAATRVAAFTPEDPTDRAAFDAHWARLRAGAGGVVMRTVVADGSVVGHVGAYGTDDDRQVTYWIGRAHWGRGLATAALRAFLDETPTRPLHARAAADNLGSRRVLEKCGFVVTGTDRGFARARGEEIDEVLVTLRG from the coding sequence ATGACCGAGATCTCCCTGCGCGCGGTGGAGGACGGCGATCTGCCGCTGTTCTTCGCCTGGATGAGCGACCCCGCGGCCACCCGCGTCGCCGCGTTCACCCCGGAGGACCCCACCGACCGCGCCGCCTTCGACGCCCACTGGGCGCGGCTGCGCGCCGGGGCCGGCGGGGTGGTGATGCGCACGGTGGTGGCCGACGGTTCGGTGGTGGGCCATGTCGGGGCGTACGGCACCGACGACGACCGGCAGGTCACGTACTGGATCGGCCGTGCGCACTGGGGCCGGGGACTGGCGACGGCCGCCCTGCGGGCGTTCCTCGACGAGACGCCCACGCGGCCGCTGCACGCGCGGGCGGCGGCCGACAACCTAGGCTCGCGCCGGGTGCTGGAGAAGTGCGGCTTCGTGGTGACCGGCACGGACCGCGGGTTCGCCCGCGCCCGGGGCGAGGAGATCGACGAGGTGCTGGTGACGCTCCGGGGATAG
- a CDS encoding sensor histidine kinase — MRAVAPLFGRRARLRWLHLIIGGALLMPYFLVSTVLVGMASGGEQLLSSLPAQFVAFALALPMAAVTGFFALVRPLSVAAARALCGVPPALLADGPARTRQARVRAAGWYTLHLALGGIVSGITLALPPFAVTVAALPFFAGLRDTWLYGGPDALREPWALAFAPLAGLAMLVAMALVAAAAGELLARRAPALLGPTPEDRLAAAERRAADLAVRNRLARELHDSVGHALSAVTLQAGAARRVLDRDPEFVREALTAIEETTRRTVGELDSVLGLLRRDGEPDEGGEAAYGPGLDALDGLLAHCGVPVAYEREGDPGAPDNVDPAVSREAYRIVQEGLSNALRHGGGGPSPVRLLIAIRERELEIVVENPVGERPAVVRPGGGRGLRGIAERAVLLGGRTEAGPYDGGWRLTARLPLAAGRTTDGHAEEQR; from the coding sequence ATGAGGGCGGTCGCCCCGCTGTTCGGCCGGCGGGCGCGGCTGCGCTGGCTGCATCTGATCATCGGCGGCGCGCTGCTGATGCCGTACTTCCTGGTCAGCACGGTCCTGGTCGGCATGGCGAGCGGTGGGGAACAGCTCCTCTCCTCGCTGCCCGCCCAGTTCGTCGCGTTCGCCCTCGCCCTGCCGATGGCGGCGGTCACCGGCTTCTTCGCCCTGGTCCGGCCGCTGTCCGTGGCCGCCGCCCGCGCCCTGTGCGGGGTCCCGCCCGCCCTGCTGGCCGACGGGCCCGCCCGGACCCGGCAGGCCCGGGTGCGTGCGGCCGGCTGGTACACCCTGCATCTGGCGCTCGGCGGGATCGTCAGCGGGATCACGCTGGCACTGCCGCCGTTCGCGGTGACGGTGGCCGCCCTGCCGTTCTTCGCGGGGCTGCGCGACACCTGGCTGTACGGCGGGCCCGATGCGCTGCGGGAGCCGTGGGCCCTGGCCTTCGCGCCGCTCGCCGGGCTCGCGATGCTGGTGGCGATGGCGCTGGTCGCGGCGGCGGCCGGGGAGCTGCTGGCCCGACGGGCCCCGGCTCTGCTGGGGCCGACCCCCGAGGACCGGCTGGCCGCCGCCGAGCGCCGGGCCGCGGACCTGGCGGTGCGCAACCGGCTCGCCCGGGAGCTGCACGACTCGGTGGGCCACGCGCTGAGTGCCGTGACCCTTCAGGCGGGGGCGGCGCGCCGGGTCCTGGACCGCGATCCGGAGTTCGTCCGCGAGGCGCTGACCGCCATCGAGGAGACGACACGGCGGACGGTCGGCGAGCTGGACTCGGTACTGGGGCTGCTGAGGCGGGACGGAGAGCCGGACGAGGGCGGGGAAGCGGCTTACGGGCCGGGGCTGGACGCGCTGGACGGGCTGCTGGCGCACTGCGGGGTACCGGTGGCGTACGAGCGGGAGGGCGATCCCGGTGCCCCGGACAACGTGGACCCGGCGGTCTCGCGGGAGGCGTACCGGATCGTCCAGGAGGGGCTGAGCAACGCCCTGCGGCACGGCGGGGGCGGCCCGTCCCCCGTGCGGCTGCTGATCGCGATACGGGAGAGGGAGCTGGAGATCGTGGTGGAGAACCCGGTGGGCGAGCGGCCCGCCGTCGTGCGGCCCGGAGGCGGCCGCGGGCTGCGCGGCATCGCGGAGCGGGCCGTCCTGCTGGGCGGCCGGACGGAGGCGGGTCCGTACGACGGCGGCTGGCGGCTGACCGCCCGGCTGCCTCTGGCGGCCGGGCGTACGACCGACGGACATGCGGAGGAACAGCGATGA
- a CDS encoding response regulator transcription factor, whose translation MSEAPVRVVLADDERMVRTALRAILDAEEGIEVVGEATTGAEAVSVVRELRPDVVLMDVRMPEIDGIRATQQILATLEDPPRIVVVTTFENDAYVYEALHAGAAGFLLKRVAAEELVQAVRLVACGDSLLYPAAVRTLAAEHAARQAPGAPAWVARLTGREADVLRLMAAGLTNAEIAEQLAVGPATAKTHVASVLAKTGARDRTQAVIAAYESGFITPG comes from the coding sequence ATGAGCGAGGCTCCGGTACGGGTGGTGCTGGCGGACGACGAGCGGATGGTGCGTACGGCGCTGCGCGCGATCCTGGACGCCGAGGAGGGCATCGAGGTCGTCGGGGAGGCCACCACTGGTGCGGAGGCCGTCTCCGTGGTGCGGGAGCTGCGGCCCGACGTGGTGCTGATGGACGTGCGGATGCCGGAGATCGACGGCATCCGGGCCACCCAGCAGATCCTCGCCACGCTGGAGGACCCGCCGAGGATCGTCGTCGTGACGACCTTCGAGAACGACGCGTACGTGTACGAGGCCCTGCACGCCGGAGCGGCCGGGTTCCTGCTGAAGCGGGTCGCGGCCGAGGAGCTGGTGCAGGCGGTGCGCCTGGTGGCGTGCGGCGACTCGCTCCTCTACCCGGCGGCGGTACGCACGCTGGCCGCCGAGCACGCCGCGCGGCAGGCGCCCGGGGCCCCGGCGTGGGTGGCGAGGCTGACCGGGCGGGAGGCGGACGTACTGCGGCTGATGGCGGCGGGGCTGACCAACGCGGAGATCGCGGAGCAGCTCGCAGTGGGCCCGGCGACGGCGAAGACCCATGTGGCGTCGGTCCTCGCGAAGACCGGCGCCCGGGACCGTACGCAGGCGGTCATCGCGGCGTACGAGTCCGGCTTCATCACCCCGGGCTGA